One Aethina tumida isolate Nest 87 chromosome 5, icAetTumi1.1, whole genome shotgun sequence genomic window carries:
- the LOC109600680 gene encoding centromere protein S, translating to MSSEQKTKHVIYNTARKICKEAGSKFNMEYTQDAQDLIAELTYKQIQLMGFDLEAFQKHAKRSTINTDDVKLLVRRNDSLKEMVDAKVQVIAANKPAEAATSAAAPPKRKRKM from the exons ATGTCTTCTGAACAG aaaactaaGCACGTAATTTACAATACTGCCCGGAAAATATGCAAGGAAGCTgggtcaaaatttaatatggaatACACACAAGACGCCCAGGATTTAATAGCAGAATTAACATACAAGCAAATTCAGTTAATGGGTTTCGACTTGGAGGCATTTCAAAA GCACGCCAAAAGGTCCACCATCAATACGGACGACGTTAAATTGTTGGTGAGACGGAACGATTCGTTG AAGGAGATGGTGGACGCCAAAGTGCAGGTTATTGCTGCTAATAAACCTGCCGAAGCTGCCACGTCGGCTGCTGCGCCTCCTAAAAGGAAACGTAAGATgtga